The Cannabis sativa cultivar Pink pepper isolate KNU-18-1 chromosome 8, ASM2916894v1, whole genome shotgun sequence genomic interval TCGAGATGAGGtgatggctggtcggcctagagactTTTCAATCTCGAATAATGAAATGTTACTGtgtaaagctcgagtttgtgttcctaatgttgatgagcttaagaaagaaatccTTGATGAAGCccacaccacaccttattcactACATctgggaaccaccaaaatgtatcaggatctaaaaccctacttctggtggtatgggatgaagagaGATGTGATAGattatgtgtccaagtgtttaacctatCAGCAAATTAAAGCTGAGCATCAAAGGccagcagggttattgcaaccagTAGCCCTTCCtaagtggaagtgggaggacattccAATAGATTTCGTAACTGGTTTGCATAAAACcacgggaatgtatgattctgtatggaTCATAGTGGATCGGTTCACAAAGTCAGCTTATTTTCTGCCAGTTAAAATTACCTATTCATTGCATTAGTACGCTGAACTATAtgtaaaggagatagttcgtctccatggggCTCCTAAATCCATTGTTTTAGACAAgaatccaaagtttacatcaaaaTTTTAGGTGAGTCTTTAGAGGGCTATGGGCACAAAGCTGAAGTTTAGTACAgcttttcaccctcagactaaTGGGCAATCAGAGagaacaattcagatattaGAAGATTTACTACGAGCCtatgtcatggactttgagggttcatggagtaagtacttgccattaattgaattctcctacaacaatagctacaagagtacaatagggatggctccctatgagatgctgtatggtaggaaatgtcgttcccctattcattgggacgaaactgGAGAAAGGAAGAACTTAGGACCGAAATTAGTTCAGAGGATCAATGAGGCTATAGATAaaatcaaggctcggatgcttgcttcccaaagcaggtagaaaagttatgctgatctgaagcgcagagatgttacatttcaggcaggggaataTGTTTTCCTAtgagtttcaccaatgaagggtattagacgcttcgggaagaagggtaagttaagccctgggttcattgggccatttcagacactcgagaaggtcgggtaggtagcgtatcggctagcttTACCACTAGCGTTATCAACTGTTCATAATGTATTCCATATTTCaatgttgaggaaatatgtttcagactcgactcatgtcttgagttacgaagcccttgaactacagtcAGACTTATCTTATGAAGAACAACTAGTTCAGATTCTTGATAGAAATGAGAAAGTTCTTCGAAACAAGACCATCGCTTTGGTCAAAGTGCTCTGGAGaaatagcaaggtggaggaagccacctaggaGTTAGAGTCTGACATAAGGACttaatatccagagttattcaggttagatttcgaggccAAAATCCTTTTaatggggggataattgtaataacTGCATTTCATAatatggattagaaaaggcaactatcactaattattggtatttttaaaattatttgtgaatttatttaattgtgtgtCCCATTGTTAGAAAtaggcattagagttataatttctcaattccagagattttattaaactctagctgtattatttgtgttatatgtgaattatgaaattttataatttagctCGGCGACAACAAAAAATGCGAtagatggctagtttgatcacatgagtaggtctagaaccttatttcttagtgggatgtATGTTGGAGGAAATAGAGTGCCGGGGTTGAGCGGgattatggattttgaccattttactccTAGTCTTGAAGATGCCTAAGTTATAAAagaaagggcattttagtaatttgccACATGGGTGATTTGGTGGCTGCCCTAGATGTTGACACATAGCTTCTACTTTTAGCCAAGATTAATGTAATTAGTCTTATTTTTCATTTGagtgaaaataaagaaaattaagaaagaaaagccaaaaaattgaagaacactctctttcctttctctctcttcgaaccagcCAAAAACTAGGGGATTTGTTGCTAAGTTTTGTGTTTTCAGCAAGGATTGGAGGAGGTTTAATCAAGGTAAGCCCTAGACACTCTTTGGTTATGTTTTTCTCAAGGTTTGAATTGGTTTTAACTTGTGATTTTAGGAAATTGGGGTTGTTAGGGTTTGAATAGGTTATAGATCAGTTTTTATGTTCATTTTAAGCTGATTCTAGGTTCTGGTTACTGATTTGAGTGTGTTGTGTTGAAATTTCACAAGTTGTagctttgaaactcaagcttagGTCTTTAATGACAGTTTTGAAGTGagttttttttggttttattgGTTGGAATATGTTGTGTATGCCCtgtttaggtactctggaaggtttggtagcATTTGGTTGAGTTTTGAGCAAGATTTGGGTTTTTTGGGGGAAACTGGTACAAACCGGTTAACTGGTTTGCCAAGacctgtaaaaccggttaaccgATTTTGGCAGGTTCCCCGAATAAcccgttttctcaatttttgtccatttcagtaCCTTAGTTGGGTGCTTTCCTGTTTCCTATGTTAATGTAATGCCTAGTGAATATAACAGAGCCTTGAGTTGTAGATTCGAATTTCTCGGATTAGGATTTTGGACATGTAATTTACCCGGTTttaatatgtgattagggcatccatctagcacaagaCTTTCAGTTCAAGTCGGCCAACTCACTTGAAtctggaaagaaggtaagaactgtgtataatgtgtaatatgaatatgcgaatgtatgtatatgttaagtGTCTATGCATGCTTATATGCTtgttacactaccaacacttgtacagttatggtacagagtgcattggtatagtgtatATTGCTAAGGAGTACATTACAGTGATACTAGCACAAGTACGGGAAAGTACAGggtgtgtgtggtatatcactcagtggtactccgGGTACGAAACAAActctaccaacactcgtacaatgAGGTatgtagtgtatgtggtatagtggttgtaccctagtatggaacgttcttactcatctgttaagccttgtaaataggtgtatggacacctagatacaagtcggtattatatggtatgttatatgcttttcttactgagtctgtcgactcacagttctgctttcatgtgtatgtaaaggaaaggcgaaagttGAACAGGAGTGAGCCTGAGCTCGGATGAGGTTGTACATCTCATGGTGGCGCGACCTAGAGTGTTcgatctcgggacatctggagttgttattttgttgtcgttgtgcgacctgacATCTGTATTTTGGAGTATGTtgtaaaaagtttaaaaacgggatcccgacttgtatatatatttatgtaaagattacaaagtttaatatttaatataaaagttttaatttgatacGATTTTCGAGAaagttctttgattagcaaagatagcactataattgaaaaatcactgtagcgtgccttagcattagggcattACACCTGACCCGAACCCAGGACCCGCCCCGAGACCCGACCATTAAGCTCAACTAAGATCCCGGGTCGGGTCAGGGGTTGGTATTGGGTCAATTTATGGTAAAAAGAGTATGATTTTACACAATCTATTATATaagtcaataccaaacataATATTGTACTACATATTAATTAACAATTTTGCCCCTGAACTTTCGACACTACCTCATCATGTCTCTTTAAATCTATGGCTTGTTAAAAATTACCCCTGGACTTTttcatttacaaaaatttagtcCTTATGTTAGATTCTATCTCACTATCCCGTTTAAATGCTGACATGTCTTTGTAAATTTACAATATTACCTCTAAATTTTAACAACTATCAATCATACACCCTccaaataaaaaagagaaaaatttaacacttttttgataaatcttaaaaattaatttagattttaaaaaatatattttgaatgaatataaattaaaaaagaaatcaaaattttaaactaTTAAGTGATTTAGATATAAAATAGTATATTAAAACTCTATTAAGATATAAAAaagtatattaaaaatttaatttcacaGGAACaagtttaagtttttttttttctctaaaatttaagatttgtttaagtaagcataacatttttttttaatttaatttctaatttttcaaaaataatttaatatttttattgaatttctaatatttttttatctttaaaatatgagtttataaatataaataagctTGATTTTCTTTTCACAAAATCTtagtttgtttaaattatttattgaattttcaataattttgatttaattttttaagatatgtgtttataaataaaataaaatttgaaatatttttttaagaataatttaaattttttaataaaacttaatactctttttttattcatttaatatttttatcaagttttttaataattttttttaactttttccaaattaatagaaaattataatttttaaaattaattttttttaatgaaacgAGACAAAATTTAGTATTTATCAATGTTCAAGAgataaaaattctaatttttaacggtaaaagAGACAAAACCTAACAGAAGAGACATAATTATGTAACTATTACATTTTAGAGAGAATTTTTAGGACAAAATCAAGTAGTGTCGAAAATTTTGGagacaaaaatattaattattctgtattaaataatactaaaaaacaaaatttgtaTGTTAGTATGGTTTCCCACTAACATACTAATATTAGTGGGACACTATAGACAAGTCCAaatataaaataagttttaGAGTATCATTGGAAAGGATTGAGATCCAAATCACTCTAATTTTGACATTTTGCCGTTCCATTCAAGTTGGCCTAAAGAACACATTTTTTCAGCAATTCTAAATAAATAACTAGGGTAAAGAATAAGAACAAGGTAAACCCAAAATTTAgtcataacttttttttttctaacaaaatttagtcatAACACACAACATTGGTATTTGGTACACTTTCGAAAGAAAAAATGTAAAGCTAATGGACTTATTATAAGGGACATCACGACATGCCTTCTTTCATTTTGTTTTCACTAAGAAATCATATGTACTTTGGATTAGAGAACATCCTCGACTATAATAGCTAGTGTTAGAAGCCAAAAGGTAATTCATACGAAAAGTTCAAAATGTTACCATTATGATCACTAATCAACTCGATGAAATGTCACTCCATTGGAGAAGGACCATCACCAACCTTTTCTTCTTTGGTATCAGCCTGTATACTCCCCATCATGATTGCAGTCAGCATCAGCTTCCCTGCCTCCGGGTAGTCCTTGTGCTGCATCAGAATTGCTTCTACTGAAGCATCTTTCTTGGCTGGAGACTCCAAGGTTTCCAGCCTCAGCGGCAAGACTTGGTCAAATCCTTCCCCAAAAGTTTCAGCTAAGGGTCCGTAACACCTGCTTGAAGCCTTGAAAAGCACGGTATGCTTCAAGTTCTGCATGGTTGCCTCATCCGTCCACCCCTCAATGACTGACGCCTGATAAAGTTCGCTCCAATCATCCTGATCTGCCGCATTCCTCCAGCACTCCTCCAAAAGGGTTTTATTGGCCTTACGGAAAGAAGAGCTTGTCCATGCAAACACATCAAAAACACACAAGGATAGCTCTGGGCTTCTCATTTCAAGACACAGCTTAATGAGTTCTTCAGGATTGAGGAGCCTTTCTCCAACAGTTTGTTTTGTACCATCGTCCGGCAGGAACTTTATTATTTCTTCCTGAAATCAGGTATTTATAGACATTAATGTACTGTCAAAGCGCAAAAAGAACAAAATGTCGTGATGATTTTGTATAAGATTCGTAATGATCAAAAGTGGAAGATGCAGAAATAAACAGCAGAAATAATCATTTAATGGAATAGCTATTCCACCTAAATGAGTCAATCCTAATCCGGAATGACCACTTCTGGAAGTCATTTTATtccaattttgaaatatttaaaatagtattttccaaaataaccccttaaatattttctataatatttttaaatattattcatAAAGCTTTAGATGACTACAAGTAAAAACAATACATGAGCTAAATAGAAAtgtaaaaagaaacaaaaatattttaatatagtcATTACTGCCTACTACTATTATTATTGTGTAGGAGATTATGTAAGGTTTGTTAGAATTCCTGTTACTATATAAATCCTAAAGAAGATGCTGCATGAAATACTGCCATTTTAAAGAATTGGAACCTACAATTGAAGTTCATTTGGGCACCTAGTAATTATACTGCACATGCAAGAACAAAGCAAGAGGGGCCTACGACACTATAAAAGACAGGCTACTATGAGTCAATGACCATTTTAAGAAAATGCTggtatctatttatatatatacatacacatatacatatatatatataaatattcataGCTGGAGATCTGAAACCAATCATAGGATAGAAAAATGAAGAACAATCAACAACATCCTTTAAGTAAATGTCAAGATAAGTAATCGAATTTGTTAATATACCTGCAATCTTAACATCTTCAAATCGGCTTCAATACGCATCACATTTGATTCAGTATCCTTACCTATCCATTAAGccaatataagaaaaaattaagtATTGGAAAGCCCAATCACCAACATAGACATAAAGCAACAATCAAGATCTTGCACAATAGAAAGAGATATAGCAAACAGAAAAGATTGTTCGGTGCTCGTATTTTATTCTATTAATGAAGCACATACTTGACTTAAGAAATAAACACAAGAAGTAAGAAGCATAGATCTTTTGAATCTAacattataaaagaaaaatatagataagaaGTAAAACTTAGATTAACTTTTCTTTTTGAAGACTTCTTATACAAGCAACACTGCTTCCGACAAATTAATACATTTCTTCATTATGTAGAAAACAAAATCACACAGAAAAACCATTCTGAATTTGAATTGCTGCAAGAACCGATACCAACTCATAGGAACAAAGAAGACCATAGAGGCAATTACCTGCTATTGCAGCTATCTTTGAGAGATTCAAAAGACGCTTTCTGTCCTGTAAATTGGTTACCACATTTGCATAGCTGGGGTCTGTCTCCTCTTCAGCTTCGGACATTGTGCTTTCTTGTTGAGTAAGGGCTAACGAGTGAAGTGTTTCCGAAGCCAAGGAAAATTGATTAAGAAACAGTTCATGAAGCCAAAGAAGATCCTGATGACGCTTCAGAAATATAGATAGCTCTTCTGGAAACTCTTCCCCAAGCCTTAGAAGTTTAGAAAACTGCCGGCTTATGTACAATTGTTTGAATACAAAATAACTGAAACCTCCATTGGGTCCCATGCTCTCCCGCTATAAAACAAATCATTGAAAAACTTTTCAGCAATTaagtactaaaaataaacacaacTAATCAGTCACTATTACAGGGTATTAGTAAAACTGGATTACGTGTTAGATGAGTAAGAACAATAAAAGAATGAACTGTTTGTTCTAAATAATACACAAATATTTTAcatatgtgtgtgtgtatgtaGAAATAGATATATACACTCAGACACCATAACAGAATAAAGCCAGCAATAgacaattttcctttttttttaaaaaaaaaatgattgatgTATTTTAAtggcaaaaagaaagaaattttaCTATGACAAAATCCCCTTACATTTTGGAAAGTTGGACAACTGTATCAAGTGTTAGAAGAGTAAGAACAATGaaataaatgaattttttttctatctaGCAAAACAAATATCTAAATACATACTCACAGACACCATAACAGAACAAAACTACCTATAGACATTAAAAAGATTGGATGTATTTTGATGgttaaaataaagaaatgttTACTATAATGAAATCCCCTTGCATTTCGTGAAGTTGTATAATTGTAGGCAGCACAAATTCGCCTTTTGCACAGAGAGAAATACATTTTTGTTCTTTATAGTTTATAGTGACCATTTGGTAGATAAATTAGAGATAAAAGTAGCAGAATTTCTGAGGACTCATTAACTGCCAATGTTTCAGAAGCATACAGGACTTggtccttttctttttctttttttttttaatccacTTTATTGCCATTAGATACTAGAAAACAATAAATAACCATATACTTACCATTAGATTTCTAATCAAGTCAGAATCATTGAGATCACAGCAAACTTTCCACAAAGTATTGTAGCATTCATGACGTTTTGCAATTGATAATATCTGTGAGAAAAACTTCCTCAGTATTTCTTCCTCACCTCCATCACTTAAATTCTGAAAAGAAAAGTAATTCAAGAATGTTTAGGTAACCACTACCATGAAAACAGAATCGATATACTGATTTTTGAGTAAAGACAAGAGAGTTAACCTGGTGCTTGGCTTCCACAAATTCTTTGACCTGTTGATAGAGTGAATCGAGCAGCATATCCCTTCTATTCCAATACTCTTCTACCAGACCTTTGTGATCCTCTCCAAGCTCAACTTTAGTATTGACAGCACCAGCATATGCCTCAAGTAGAACTTCAGCCAGTGCTTCTAGATGAGTATATAAATCTGATTTTGCAGATACATCAAGTCTGGATGCCTCCTTCAGCAGCTGGAGCATAAAGGAAGCAATGCCCCACATCCCATTACGTACCACGTGTTTACAATACCATGGTGTTAATCCCTCAGGTGGTGGATACCATAAATGGTGCTCATTTTTGTAGTGCATGGCAGCCCGGACTATAGTAACACACGCGTTGGACAACTCACAAGCCCTCTGAATCTGAATTCCAAATGGCTGTTCTGCACTTATTACATATTCTAGTTGTCTGTCCAAGCAATAAAATACTTCTTCAAGATCTGAAACCTTACTATAGAATACTTCAGCATTATCTCTGTCCATTAGAAGAACAATACTTCGCCGGGCTCTTTCCCCAACGAATTGAATAAGATCCCAAAGAGCACCCGATGTTTGAATTTCTTGAGTGGAGTGGGATGAACCAACAGCTGTAGAACGGCTCTGGCTAATAACATTCTGCAACTCCCTCAGTTGAATCATTCCAGCAAGCTTTTCACCATGTTCCAAGATGGTTTGCAAGGAATGTCCTGACAACAAAGTTATAATTAGACTTGAAAAGTCTCATTTCTACCCCCATTTTTCCCCCTCAGTAGACTTTCTCAAtaaagaaaatatctcaatatGTGCCATTACTTCCATAACACAACATAATAGGAAACATACCCATCTAAGAATTGATAATTTGATACACTCTATGTATTGTGATAAATTTCTAAAAAGAAAATGCCAACGCATAACACAGAAAATAAGAAGTTGCTCTAGTCTTTCTAGCCTCTAGCAGAAGAGGTTGATGCAAATTCTCAAAACACAAATGCAATCTGTTTAAACTCAGGTGTCAACATAAGCAACATCAAATGGTGCGTAGGTCCTCCAGTGATGTATTAATAACAGTACAAAACTTTAGCATCATCACACAGCCTGAGAGTCAATTATGATGAAGCACCTACAAATAGGTTTTTCTTTATAAAGGTCATTATTACCCAAAATCTTGAAATGATTTTAAGCTCCAGGAACAGTGCAAAAAGTAAAACATGTGAAATAAGGACTGCTCATTAATCAATTGGATTTGATGAGCATGCATGCAAAAGTTGTGTTTCATTAAATTTGAAAGTGGACTTTTAAAATATTCAAGCCACGTGCAATAGATTTAATTCAATGTATTAACCAGTATGACAATTAATAGATATATGGCTCTTACTCTGTCTAGAACACAGCTCCTCGTGGCATTTAGACAGAGCAAGAAACTGGAGAAATTTTTGATGCTTCTGCTGCTTATCAAAGAGTTGGGAAGAAACAATAGCCATGGCCAAAATCTCAGCTCCTCTGGTTGTTGTCCAGTGCTTAGCTAGAGTATCAACAATTGATTTGCTTGTTCTGGCAAAAACATTTGTTTCTTCTCCTCTTTCAAATGCTCTAGTTTTTTGTAGCTTTTCAAGCGAGCCTTCAACCTGTCCAGATACTTGAAAATCATGAAAAAGTTGACTCAACAAAGTTTCTGACTCTTCATCTTGGGCATTTCGGTGTGCCATCACACCCACGACTGCCCTCTGTCTATCTCCAGCACCCAATGCTTCAGAACTAGCCCTTCTAGGAGCTACATTACCTCCAAATGTGATATTTTTCCTCTCCTCTTGTGCTGATCCTTCATTTGAGCTACCTTTACGAGATAAGCTTCTTTCAGGGGGTTCGACTCCACCAATTATAACAGCCTTCTCAGGTATTGCCCATATTCCTGCTTTCTCAGTTAGTACAACCCACGCCCCTTCTTCACCATCATCAGTATTAGGAAGAACTGAAGCATCCAATACTTTACCAGCATCATAAGGTAGGTCAAATTGATAAAGCCGGGTAGAATTTCCATAATAGTGAGACACTGTTGCTGTTCCATCATTAGAAAGTATAATCGTTGAGCCTGAAGGCTTGCCTCCTACTCGAAGTCTCATGGAGAACAGAAAATCTTCATCTTCAACTCTTGCTTTAGGAATAATCACTTGTATTGGAGCTTTTTTCTCTAGAACCCTTTCGTGAGCCACCTCTGTACTCACCCCAGACTTATATTGCATGGTTAGAAGAGAATATTGTGTGTAGCTTGAACTGCTAACTCGGTCTTTACAAAATGTAGCAACAAGAATGGTAATGACCTTACCATGATTGTCTATCTGCATATCAAGGGGCCATATACACTTCTGTCCAGCTAGATCCTTTTTAATACCCAAATCACCATCCGTGCCAATAATTTCATGCGACCAGACCTTCGACACATTTACATCAGGACAAAGTTCAATGCTGAAACACTGTATTtcataattagtcaaaagaaaaaacTGCCTGCTGGATTCTTGCATTGAAGGATGTGAAAAACGCCAGATCAGTGACCTTGGATATCCCCTGCTTCCTAAAATTTGAACACCATCATTACTTCGAGAGGTTGAACTCAAAGAAGTATCCCAGTCTACTTTGTGGCGTTTAATACCCGATGGGCTACAAAGAAATTTCCATACTTCACCATTTGAACTAGAAGCAAGTGCAATACAAACATGTGGCAAATTGGGAACTGCAGCAGTAATCAAAGAGTTGAAAGAACACAAACCAGTAAAACTACTATTTTTCTTGTTCGTTATGTTTTTCACATTGATAGGTGAAGATGTCACCTCGAATTCATTAGGAGATGCATTACTGGTGACTGGAGCAGTTTTCCCTTCAGAATTTATGTCAGGCCAGTATATAACAGTGCGAGTTTTCTGGTTACACAGTATAATAGCAGCAAAGTCGTTATGCTCTACAAGTTTCTTTGTTCTACTAGATGTCCTATCCCAACTGACAGCACAAACAAACCAACAGTTACCATCACTTCTGTCAATGTCTCCACTCTCTAAAATATTTGAAGGGATTTCAAGAACAACGCATTTTTTTGACACAGCAGGAGATAGGTAACTCCAAACAAAGAGCTTGCTTCCACATATAATCCATGCAATAGATGTTCCCTTCTCCACTCCACCACATATAAATGCATCACCTGAACAATAAATTTAGTTTTCCacggtaaaataaaaaaaaattcatgttcTCAAGCTCTCAACCAAAAAAGTTATAAAAGTATGAGAAACTAACCCCGACCATGCCTCTGCAGCAACATGGTCTGCTCATCACGAACTACCTGGGGAAATTCTCCTACATAAACAGGTTTAATCTGGTCTGCAACATCTCCTTTCTCGTTATTATTCGCAGTCGgaattctagaaaagataatcgACAATGATTCAATAAGATATTACATGAATGATTTGAGCTACCATTTCGATTCAATGCAATAGCCAGAGTTTTCTACTTAGTATATAAAAGATCCACACTCATTTATGGCACTGTTGGAATTCACAAAGGAAGTACTTCCATGAACTTGTATATAACTATGATTACTATGTCAATacataatacaataaataaagCAGTCGATCAACCAACAATGAAGCTCCAAAACACACTATCAGCCAATTAAACTAACTTCGTTTTCACACACACATTCTCATATAGAATAGAAATGGCGGTGATACCTGGCCAGAACAGAGAGCCGGGGAGCCCAAGGGGCCGGAGTGCCAGTACTAGGGCGATTTGGAACGGCATTATCGGAAGTCGAACGGCGATTCTCGGTAAGAGGAGTAACCGGAGAGCCTGCGTGCCCTAGATTAGGGTCCCTTCGAGAACTAGCA includes:
- the LOC115699468 gene encoding nuclear pore complex protein NUP133, whose protein sequence is MFSPGTKRSNASSRRDPNLGHAGSPVTPLTENRRSTSDNAVPNRPSTGTPAPWAPRLSVLARIPTANNNEKGDVADQIKPVYVGEFPQVVRDEQTMLLQRHGRGDAFICGGVEKGTSIAWIICGSKLFVWSYLSPAVSKKCVVLEIPSNILESGDIDRSDGNCWFVCAVSWDRTSSRTKKLVEHNDFAAIILCNQKTRTVIYWPDINSEGKTAPVTSNASPNEFEVTSSPINVKNITNKKNSSFTGLCSFNSLITAAVPNLPHVCIALASSSNGEVWKFLCSPSGIKRHKVDWDTSLSSTSRSNDGVQILGSRGYPRSLIWRFSHPSMQESSRQFFLLTNYEIQCFSIELCPDVNVSKVWSHEIIGTDGDLGIKKDLAGQKCIWPLDMQIDNHGKVITILVATFCKDRVSSSSYTQYSLLTMQYKSGVSTEVAHERVLEKKAPIQVIIPKARVEDEDFLFSMRLRVGGKPSGSTIILSNDGTATVSHYYGNSTRLYQFDLPYDAGKVLDASVLPNTDDGEEGAWVVLTEKAGIWAIPEKAVIIGGVEPPERSLSRKGSSNEGSAQEERKNITFGGNVAPRRASSEALGAGDRQRAVVGVMAHRNAQDEESETLLSQLFHDFQVSGQVEGSLEKLQKTRAFERGEETNVFARTSKSIVDTLAKHWTTTRGAEILAMAIVSSQLFDKQQKHQKFLQFLALSKCHEELCSRQRHSLQTILEHGEKLAGMIQLRELQNVISQSRSTAVGSSHSTQEIQTSGALWDLIQFVGERARRSIVLLMDRDNAEVFYSKVSDLEEVFYCLDRQLEYVISAEQPFGIQIQRACELSNACVTIVRAAMHYKNEHHLWYPPPEGLTPWYCKHVVRNGMWGIASFMLQLLKEASRLDVSAKSDLYTHLEALAEVLLEAYAGAVNTKVELGEDHKGLVEEYWNRRDMLLDSLYQQVKEFVEAKHQNLSDGGEEEILRKFFSQILSIAKRHECYNTLWKVCCDLNDSDLIRNLMRESMGPNGGFSYFVFKQLYISRQFSKLLRLGEEFPEELSIFLKRHQDLLWLHELFLNQFSLASETLHSLALTQQESTMSEAEEETDPSYANVVTNLQDRKRLLNLSKIAAIAGKDTESNVMRIEADLKMLRLQEEIIKFLPDDGTKQTVGERLLNPEELIKLCLEMRSPELSLCVFDVFAWTSSSFRKANKTLLEECWRNAADQDDWSELYQASVIEGWTDEATMQNLKHTVLFKASSRCYGPLAETFGEGFDQVLPLRLETLESPAKKDASVEAILMQHKDYPEAGKLMLTAIMMGSIQADTKEEKVGDGPSPME